In one Bacteroides intestinalis DSM 17393 genomic region, the following are encoded:
- a CDS encoding carbohydrate kinase family protein, whose amino-acid sequence MRKVIGIGETILDIIFRNGQPTAAVPGGSVFNGIVSLARTGVPVSFISETGNDQVGNTILQFMQDSGMSTEYVNVFPDGKSPVSLAYLNEHGDAEYIFYKDYPKQRLDVVFPKLEEDDIVVFGSYFALNPVLRDKVQDLLEQAREKKAIVYYDPNFRSSHKDEAIKLTSTIIENLEYADIVRGSIEDFFYMYNQKEVDKVYKDKIRFYCSNFLCTAGAKEISLRTKSITKEYAIPPLEAVSTIGAGDNFNAGIIYGLLKYNVRHCDLGQIDEATWDKIIRCGIEFSADVCRSFNNSISPEFARQLPPIN is encoded by the coding sequence ATGCGAAAAGTAATCGGTATAGGAGAAACTATCCTTGACATCATTTTCCGCAACGGGCAGCCGACAGCAGCTGTACCGGGTGGCTCAGTATTTAACGGCATCGTGTCATTGGCACGGACAGGCGTACCTGTGAGCTTCATCAGCGAAACGGGAAACGACCAGGTGGGCAACACAATTCTGCAATTCATGCAGGATAGCGGCATGTCTACCGAATATGTCAATGTGTTCCCCGATGGCAAATCTCCCGTATCACTGGCTTACCTGAACGAACATGGTGATGCGGAATATATTTTCTATAAGGATTATCCCAAGCAACGGCTGGATGTAGTCTTCCCAAAACTGGAAGAAGACGACATCGTAGTTTTCGGTTCATATTTTGCCCTGAACCCGGTGTTGCGCGATAAAGTTCAGGATCTGTTGGAGCAGGCACGTGAGAAGAAAGCAATTGTCTACTACGATCCTAACTTCCGCTCCTCGCATAAAGATGAAGCCATTAAACTGACATCAACCATCATCGAGAATCTGGAATATGCCGACATTGTACGCGGTTCTATAGAAGATTTCTTCTATATGTATAATCAAAAGGAAGTGGATAAGGTCTACAAAGATAAGATTCGTTTTTATTGCTCTAACTTTCTTTGCACTGCCGGAGCGAAAGAGATTTCACTGCGTACGAAAAGCATTACCAAAGAGTATGCTATTCCGCCATTGGAGGCAGTCAGTACTATTGGAGCGGGTGATAATTTCAATGCCGGAATCATCTATGGCCTGCTGAAGTACAATGTACGCCACTGCGATCTGGGACAAATAGATGAAGCCACCTGGGACAAGATTATCCGTTGCGGCATCGAGTTCTCGGCAGATGTATGCCGGAGTTTTAACAATTCCATATCACCGGAGTTTGCCCGCCAGTTGCCTCCCATTAACTAA
- a CDS encoding SIS domain-containing protein: MIESIQELLQKEAQAVLNIPVTDAYERAVELIVEQIHRRKGKLVTSGMGKAGQIAMNIATTFCSTGIPSVFLHPSEAQHGDLGILQENDLLLLISNSGKTREIVELTQLAHNLNPELKFIVITGNPDSPLAHESDVCLSTGKPKEVCALGMTPTTSTTVMTVIGDILVVQVMQQTGFTIGDYSKRHHGGYLGEKSRKLCEK, from the coding sequence ATGATTGAATCCATTCAAGAGCTTTTGCAGAAAGAAGCACAAGCTGTTCTAAACATCCCCGTGACAGACGCTTACGAGCGTGCAGTAGAACTTATCGTGGAACAAATTCACCGGCGGAAAGGGAAACTGGTAACTTCGGGTATGGGAAAAGCAGGACAGATTGCCATGAACATTGCAACTACGTTCTGTTCTACCGGAATCCCTTCCGTATTTCTGCATCCCAGCGAAGCTCAACACGGTGACTTAGGTATCTTGCAGGAAAACGATTTACTGCTATTGATCTCTAACTCCGGCAAAACACGCGAAATCGTGGAACTCACACAATTAGCTCATAATTTGAACCCAGAGCTTAAATTTATTGTTATTACCGGAAATCCAGATAGTCCGTTGGCTCATGAGTCTGATGTATGTCTCAGCACAGGAAAGCCCAAGGAAGTCTGTGCTCTGGGAATGACGCCCACTACCTCGACTACTGTAATGACCGTCATCGGTGACATTCTTGTAGTACAGGTAATGCAACAGACCGGCTTTACAATTGGAGACTACTCCAAACGTCATCACGGTGGGTATTTGGGTGAAAAATCAAGAAAATTATGCGAAAAGTAA
- a CDS encoding M16 family metallopeptidase yields MKKLALFPLPGHNEYTLANGLRIIHQPAYSNVAYCGFAVDAGTRDELENEQGMAHFVEHLIFKGTQKRKAWHILNRMENVGGDLNAYTNKEETVIYSAFLTEHFGRAFELLADIVFHSTFPQREIEKETEVIIDEIQSYEDTPSELIFDDFEDLIFRGHPLGRNILGNPELLKTFRSEDAAAFTSRFYHPGNMVFFVWGDLDFKQVIRWAEKLLIDVPAVSVDNRRMPPPLYTPEKLTIHKDTHQAHVMIGSRGYNAYDDKRTALYLLNNILGGPGMNSRLNVSLRERRGLVYNVESNLTSYTDTGVFCTYFGCDPEDVDTCMRLVMKELKSLRDTKMTSQQLAATKKQLIGQIGVASDNNENNALGMAKTFLHYHKYETSEAVYQRIEQLTPEILLEVANEMFAEDYLSTLIYR; encoded by the coding sequence ATGAAGAAGTTAGCACTTTTCCCTTTACCGGGACATAACGAATATACACTTGCCAACGGTTTGCGTATTATCCATCAACCGGCCTATTCCAATGTAGCTTATTGTGGTTTTGCTGTTGATGCCGGAACCCGTGATGAACTTGAGAATGAACAAGGCATGGCGCACTTTGTGGAACATCTTATTTTTAAAGGTACACAGAAGCGGAAAGCCTGGCATATTCTCAATCGTATGGAGAATGTAGGTGGTGACCTGAATGCTTACACCAATAAAGAAGAGACGGTTATCTATTCTGCTTTCCTTACTGAGCACTTCGGCCGGGCCTTTGAACTGCTGGCGGATATTGTATTTCATTCCACCTTTCCGCAACGTGAGATTGAAAAGGAAACGGAGGTAATCATTGATGAAATCCAGTCTTACGAGGACACGCCTTCCGAACTTATTTTCGATGACTTCGAGGATTTGATCTTCCGCGGACATCCGCTGGGACGTAATATTTTGGGTAATCCTGAATTACTGAAAACGTTCCGGAGTGAAGATGCTGCTGCTTTCACTTCCCGCTTTTACCATCCGGGCAATATGGTTTTCTTTGTTTGGGGCGATTTGGATTTCAAGCAAGTCATCCGTTGGGCAGAGAAACTCCTTATAGATGTCCCTGCGGTATCGGTGGATAACCGTCGTATGCCTCCTCCTCTTTATACGCCTGAGAAACTCACTATACATAAAGATACGCATCAGGCTCATGTCATGATTGGCAGTCGTGGATACAATGCCTATGATGATAAACGTACAGCCCTTTATCTGCTGAACAATATTCTTGGGGGCCCGGGTATGAATAGTCGTCTGAACGTTTCTCTGCGTGAACGCCGGGGATTAGTTTATAATGTGGAGTCCAATCTGACTTCTTATACGGATACAGGTGTCTTCTGCACTTATTTCGGATGCGATCCTGAAGATGTGGATACATGTATGCGATTGGTAATGAAGGAACTTAAAAGCTTGCGTGATACCAAGATGACTTCCCAGCAACTGGCTGCTACCAAGAAGCAACTAATTGGACAGATAGGTGTAGCGTCGGATAATAATGAGAACAATGCCCTCGGTATGGCAAAGACCTTCCTGCATTATCATAAATATGAAACATCCGAAGCGGTTTATCAACGTATTGAACAACTTACTCCGGAGATTCTATTGGAAGTGGCGAATGAAATGTTTGCAGAAGATTATCTGTCGACGTTAATCTATCGCTGA
- a CDS encoding alkaline phosphatase, which translates to MKKFTITLALSILAVLLVAAPCNAKGKAKHVVLIGLDGWGAYSVPKADIPTIKQLMADGAYTLEKRSALPSSSAINWASMFMGAGPELHGYTQWGSKTPELPSRVLNQHGIFPTIFQLLRDAQPEAEIGCLYEWDGIKYLVDTLSLSHYAQAPDYNKHPKALCTMAETYIKEKQPTLLAVCFDNPDHVGHQAGHDTPEYYAKLKELDTYVARIIQAVKDAGMLKETIFIVTADHGGIEKGHGGKTMNEMQTPFIISGKNVKKSGEFHESMMQYDVASTIAYIFGLKQPQVWIGRPMKQVFK; encoded by the coding sequence ATGAAGAAATTTACTATCACATTGGCACTCTCTATCCTTGCAGTGCTGTTAGTTGCCGCTCCTTGTAATGCTAAAGGAAAAGCAAAACATGTCGTATTAATCGGTTTGGATGGCTGGGGAGCCTATAGTGTTCCCAAGGCAGATATTCCTACTATCAAGCAACTGATGGCTGACGGAGCCTATACGCTCGAAAAGCGGTCCGCACTTCCCTCTTCAAGTGCCATCAACTGGGCTTCCATGTTTATGGGAGCCGGTCCTGAACTGCACGGGTACACACAATGGGGATCTAAAACACCCGAATTACCTTCGCGTGTACTCAATCAGCATGGCATTTTCCCCACTATCTTCCAATTATTGCGCGATGCACAGCCCGAAGCCGAAATCGGTTGCCTGTACGAATGGGACGGTATCAAATATCTGGTGGATACACTTTCTTTGAGCCACTATGCGCAGGCTCCCGATTACAATAAGCATCCCAAAGCCCTGTGCACAATGGCGGAAACTTATATCAAAGAGAAACAGCCAACCCTACTCGCCGTCTGTTTTGATAATCCTGACCACGTAGGACACCAGGCCGGACACGACACTCCTGAGTATTATGCCAAACTGAAAGAACTGGATACCTATGTAGCCCGTATTATTCAAGCCGTAAAAGATGCCGGCATGCTGAAAGAAACTATCTTTATCGTCACTGCCGACCACGGTGGCATTGAAAAAGGACATGGCGGCAAAACTATGAACGAGATGCAGACACCTTTCATCATCTCCGGTAAAAATGTAAAGAAGAGCGGTGAATTCCACGAAAGTATGATGCAATATGACGTTGCTTCTACCATTGCCTACATCTTCGGACTGAAACAACCGCAAGTTTGGATTGGAAGACCGATGAAGCAGGTATTTAAATAA
- a CDS encoding AAA family ATPase, which yields MKSVQTNPFVIGAYAGSHYFCDRERETDELIQDLMNGRNVVLIAQRRMGKTGLILHTFHQEKISKHYNVFFIDIFATASIREFIYAFGNAIIDQLKPRGRKFLDQFLQTITSLRPAVKIDALTGEPTLEIGLSVSSVDTTLDEIFAYLNAADKPCIVAFDEFQQINHYAEKNMEALLRTQIQHCPNARFIFAGSEPSLLVDMFNSANRPFYQSTFTLHLESIPLEKYIEFVKMHFCEHGKVVDAALVEIAYHSFEGITLYLQMLMNEVFLLTEKGGTATVAYFEIALTSLIRKQNFIYQSIFADLTERQREIIRAIAAEDIAVNVTSGEFVRKYHLKSPSSVQSALKGLSGKGMVSKTLDGYVINDRLLKFWVKRYSV from the coding sequence ATGAAGAGTGTACAAACAAATCCTTTTGTTATTGGTGCTTATGCTGGCAGTCATTACTTCTGCGATCGTGAAAGAGAAACTGATGAACTGATTCAAGACTTGATGAATGGACGCAATGTAGTATTGATTGCCCAGCGGCGTATGGGAAAGACCGGATTAATACTGCATACTTTTCATCAGGAAAAAATCAGTAAACATTATAATGTTTTCTTTATAGATATCTTTGCAACAGCCTCTATCCGTGAATTTATATATGCTTTCGGCAATGCTATTATTGACCAGTTGAAGCCGCGTGGCAGGAAATTCCTGGATCAGTTTCTGCAAACCATTACTTCCTTGCGCCCTGCTGTGAAAATAGACGCTTTGACAGGTGAACCCACTTTAGAGATAGGTCTAAGCGTATCTTCAGTCGATACGACTTTAGATGAAATCTTTGCCTATCTCAATGCTGCTGATAAACCCTGTATTGTTGCTTTTGATGAGTTTCAGCAAATAAACCACTATGCCGAAAAAAACATGGAAGCCTTGTTGCGCACGCAGATACAGCATTGTCCGAACGCGCGTTTTATTTTTGCCGGTAGCGAACCGAGTTTATTGGTCGATATGTTTAATAGTGCCAATCGCCCTTTTTACCAGAGTACCTTTACCTTGCACCTCGAAAGCATACCTTTGGAAAAATATATCGAATTTGTCAAGATGCATTTCTGTGAGCATGGGAAAGTTGTAGATGCTGCCTTGGTGGAAATAGCTTATCATAGTTTTGAAGGTATTACACTTTACCTGCAAATGCTGATGAACGAAGTGTTTTTGCTCACTGAAAAGGGAGGAACTGCTACGGTGGCTTATTTTGAAATTGCTTTGACTTCTCTTATTAGAAAACAAAATTTCATCTATCAATCTATTTTTGCCGACTTAACCGAACGCCAGCGCGAAATCATTCGTGCGATAGCTGCTGAAGACATAGCAGTCAATGTAACTTCCGGTGAGTTTGTGCGAAAGTATCATTTGAAATCACCCAGTTCCGTACAATCTGCCTTGAAAGGGCTTTCCGGTAAAGGAATGGTGAGTAAGACTCTTGATGGATATGTTATTAATGACCGGTTGCTTAAGTTCTGGGTAAAACGATATTCGGTCTGA
- a CDS encoding DUF6266 family protein, protein MGIINQGILGGFSGKVGPIVGFHWKSKYYIRARAAKVSNPRTPKQQEQRGKFATAFSFLKAIKPFIRIGYKEFTQEKPAFNAAMSYTLKRAVTGNGKETSIDFNRALVSIGTLMPAFEGTATQNEDQMYFNWQDNSGMGNAEDTDIAMYWCITKIKKQPFTIRKPPYVPVVMPYCNFRLTSRTMN, encoded by the coding sequence ATGGGAATTATCAATCAAGGCATACTCGGAGGCTTCTCCGGCAAAGTGGGACCGATAGTAGGGTTTCACTGGAAATCAAAATACTACATACGTGCACGGGCGGCCAAAGTCAGTAATCCACGCACACCGAAACAGCAGGAACAGAGAGGTAAGTTTGCCACGGCATTCAGTTTCCTGAAAGCCATAAAACCTTTTATTCGTATCGGCTATAAGGAATTTACGCAGGAAAAGCCCGCATTCAATGCTGCCATGTCCTATACACTGAAAAGAGCCGTGACGGGCAATGGGAAAGAAACCTCGATTGACTTTAACCGGGCATTGGTCTCCATAGGAACCCTAATGCCCGCATTCGAGGGAACAGCCACACAGAATGAGGATCAAATGTACTTTAACTGGCAGGACAATAGCGGCATGGGGAATGCAGAAGATACGGATATAGCTATGTACTGGTGTATAACAAAAATAAAGAAACAGCCGTTTACGATACGGAAGCCGCCCTACGTTCCGGTTGTCATGCCGTACTGCAACTTCCGGCTGACTAGCAGAACAATGAACTGA
- a CDS encoding epoxyqueuosine reductase QueH, translated as MLKLQTPNHEDKVLLHSCCAPCSSAIIECLLANGIRPTVFYYNPNIYPQTEYEIRKSEAIRYVQGLGLDFIDGDYDYSFWRTSMQGMEDEPERGGRCLKCFNLRLAETARYASKHGFTLFTTTLASSRWKSLDQINEAGRRAAALYPGTTFWKQNWRKGGLQDRRNQLLKEHDFYNQQYCGCEFSMRRLEPSKTD; from the coding sequence ATGTTAAAGCTTCAAACTCCTAACCATGAAGACAAGGTGCTGCTCCACTCTTGTTGCGCACCTTGTTCTTCTGCCATTATCGAATGCCTGCTTGCTAACGGCATCCGCCCCACCGTGTTTTATTACAACCCCAATATCTACCCTCAGACCGAATATGAAATCCGGAAATCCGAGGCCATCCGTTATGTTCAGGGGTTAGGACTTGACTTTATAGATGGCGACTACGATTACTCATTCTGGCGCACCTCCATGCAAGGAATGGAGGATGAGCCCGAACGAGGTGGCCGTTGCCTGAAATGTTTCAACCTTCGTTTGGCTGAAACTGCCCGTTATGCCTCCAAGCACGGTTTCACCCTGTTCACCACTACCCTTGCCTCTTCCCGCTGGAAAAGCCTCGATCAGATCAACGAAGCGGGACGTAGAGCCGCCGCCCTTTACCCCGGAACCACTTTCTGGAAACAAAACTGGCGAAAAGGAGGATTACAAGACCGACGAAACCAGCTTCTCAAAGAGCATGATTTCTATAACCAGCAATATTGCGGTTGTGAATTCAGTATGCGAAGACTTGAACCCTCTAAAACAGACTGA
- a CDS encoding DUF5009 domain-containing protein, giving the protein MKNLAPQRVAAVDVFRALTMFLMLFVNDIPGLKNIPHWLEHADINEDMMGFSDTIFPAFLFCMGMSVSFAIQNRYRKGDTTLQVIAHIFWRTVALIAMGLFSLNSGGIAGGISHQWFCILMVIGFFLVWAVYPKAEGAKKYLFIAMKVLGIALLAFLVLYKDLNGKPFHQGWWGILGLIGWTYVVCAGIYLFTRESLRKNVIAWLVVMPLAVISHSNLIPQEYGLRIILLPFIPSDWTLHAFGMSGVLTSLLMQKYADREHPRKFIVILCALGVIMLIAALCSHPHWIISKIQATPSWLFYCLAAFFPLFGLFYWLTDVKGKTPWFDIIKPAGTATLTCYIIPYVWYAAQQLLDWHYPEFLNADAPGLLRSLIFSLIIVQLTGLLVKAKIKLKV; this is encoded by the coding sequence ATGAAAAACTTAGCACCTCAACGAGTGGCCGCGGTTGATGTATTCCGCGCACTCACCATGTTTCTCATGCTCTTCGTGAATGACATCCCCGGTCTGAAGAACATCCCCCACTGGCTTGAACATGCCGACATCAACGAAGATATGATGGGATTCTCCGACACCATTTTTCCCGCATTCCTGTTTTGCATGGGCATGTCTGTCTCTTTTGCCATCCAGAACCGTTACCGAAAAGGAGATACTACACTTCAGGTCATTGCCCATATCTTCTGGCGTACGGTGGCACTCATCGCTATGGGGCTATTTTCACTTAATTCGGGTGGCATAGCAGGTGGCATTTCCCACCAGTGGTTCTGCATCCTGATGGTTATCGGCTTTTTCCTGGTCTGGGCCGTTTATCCGAAGGCTGAAGGGGCAAAAAAGTACCTATTCATCGCAATGAAGGTGCTTGGTATTGCCTTGTTGGCATTCCTCGTTCTATATAAAGATTTAAACGGGAAACCTTTCCATCAAGGTTGGTGGGGCATTCTGGGACTTATCGGCTGGACGTATGTCGTGTGTGCCGGTATCTACCTGTTCACCCGCGAAAGTTTGCGCAAAAATGTCATAGCATGGCTGGTCGTCATGCCCCTTGCGGTGATCAGTCACTCTAACCTGATCCCACAGGAATATGGTTTACGCATCATCCTTCTGCCTTTCATCCCCAGTGACTGGACGCTGCATGCATTCGGTATGTCGGGGGTACTCACTTCCCTGTTGATGCAGAAATATGCCGACCGGGAACATCCGCGTAAATTCATTGTTATCCTTTGTGCCTTAGGTGTCATCATGCTCATCGCTGCACTTTGCTCGCACCCCCACTGGATTATCTCAAAGATACAGGCCACTCCGAGCTGGCTGTTCTATTGTCTTGCCGCATTCTTCCCGTTGTTCGGCCTGTTCTATTGGCTGACGGATGTAAAAGGTAAAACACCCTGGTTCGATATCATCAAACCTGCGGGAACCGCTACGCTGACGTGCTATATCATTCCATACGTATGGTACGCCGCCCAACAATTATTGGATTGGCACTACCCCGAGTTTCTGAATGCAGATGCCCCCGGCTTATTAAGATCACTCATATTCTCCCTCATCATTGTCCAACTGACCGGACTACTGGTGAAGGCTAAAATAAAACTGAAGGTATAA
- a CDS encoding DUF6377 domain-containing protein yields the protein MKVKLLIFLGLVLVGIHGMSASVDIPAMDRWSAALDEAIGAHQEYVAVREARIEALRQQLLQTDMEASEYFRLNGEMFQEYKAYICDSALLYLGRNLRWAQRHGEQETVDETRIRRAHLMSSAGMYKEASEDLEQINPSGLSSRLLPDYYENYRHLYGELGAYTQDAFRRNRYYGLSAAYEDSLMQVLSPAFALYPERREMQAAAAGRLEEALKINDDRLASVRPDTPEYALITYHRSLLYHRLGDLEKAKYYLALSALTDIRLAITDHASLWTLAQLLYEEGDIERAYRYIRFSWNETNHYNARSRSLQTAGILSLIDLTYQAMQEKQNERLRFYLWMISILSLLLVVAVVWIYRQMKHLSVARAHLEQANEQLQMSNHIKEEYIGRFLKLCSTYIDRLDAYRRMVNKKLIGGQMEELLKMVRSRDVLDTDLKELYGNFDTAFLHLFPDFVGKFNELLQPEERIILRKGELLNTELRIFALIRLGIDDSSQIAEFLRYSVNTIYNYRAKVKNKACVSRDDFETCVMKIR from the coding sequence ATGAAGGTAAAACTGCTGATATTTCTCGGACTGGTTTTAGTAGGCATTCATGGAATGTCTGCTTCGGTGGATATTCCTGCAATGGATAGATGGTCTGCTGCCTTGGATGAGGCTATCGGGGCGCATCAGGAATATGTGGCAGTGCGGGAAGCTCGTATTGAAGCTTTGAGGCAGCAATTGTTGCAGACAGATATGGAGGCGTCGGAGTATTTCCGTCTGAATGGAGAAATGTTTCAGGAATACAAGGCATATATATGCGATTCAGCCCTTCTTTATCTGGGCCGCAATTTGCGCTGGGCGCAGCGCCACGGTGAACAGGAAACAGTGGATGAAACCCGCATCCGACGGGCGCACCTGATGTCTTCGGCAGGTATGTATAAGGAAGCTTCTGAGGATTTGGAACAGATAAATCCTTCCGGACTCTCTTCCCGTCTGTTGCCCGATTATTACGAAAATTACCGTCATTTATACGGTGAATTGGGGGCATATACGCAAGATGCTTTCCGTCGTAACCGCTATTATGGTTTGTCTGCCGCTTATGAGGACTCACTGATGCAGGTGCTTTCCCCTGCCTTCGCCCTTTATCCGGAACGCAGAGAGATGCAGGCAGCTGCTGCCGGTAGGTTAGAGGAAGCTTTGAAGATAAACGATGACCGCTTGGCAAGTGTGCGCCCCGATACTCCGGAGTATGCGTTGATAACGTATCACCGTTCTTTGCTGTATCATCGCCTGGGGGACCTGGAGAAAGCAAAATATTATCTGGCTTTGTCCGCTTTGACGGATATCCGCCTTGCGATTACAGACCATGCCTCCCTGTGGACTTTGGCACAATTGCTCTATGAGGAAGGAGACATCGAACGTGCTTATCGCTATATCCGTTTTTCGTGGAATGAAACCAATCATTACAATGCCCGTAGCCGCAGTTTGCAGACAGCCGGCATTCTATCGCTTATAGATCTTACCTATCAGGCTATGCAGGAGAAACAGAATGAACGTCTTCGTTTTTATCTCTGGATGATTAGTATTCTATCTCTGCTGTTGGTCGTAGCTGTTGTCTGGATTTACAGGCAGATGAAGCATCTCTCTGTCGCCCGGGCTCATTTGGAGCAGGCGAATGAACAGTTGCAAATGTCTAATCATATCAAAGAAGAATATATCGGGCGCTTCCTGAAACTCTGTTCTACCTACATCGACCGACTGGATGCTTACCGGCGCATGGTAAACAAGAAGCTTATCGGCGGGCAGATGGAAGAACTCCTGAAAATGGTACGTTCACGAGATGTGCTCGACACGGATCTGAAAGAATTATATGGGAACTTTGATACGGCTTTCCTGCACCTTTTCCCTGATTTTGTAGGAAAATTCAATGAACTGCTTCAACCGGAAGAGCGGATCATACTCCGCAAAGGCGAACTTCTGAATACTGAATTACGTATTTTTGCTTTAATCCGATTGGGCATTGACGATAGTTCGCAGATTGCCGAATTTCTCCGTTACTCCGTCAATACAATCTATAATTACCGCGCCAAAGTGAAAAACAAAGCTTGTGTTTCGCGTGATGACTTTGAAACATGCGTTATGAAGATACGCTAA
- a CDS encoding glycoside hydrolase family 30 protein — protein MNLKLPLLLGCCLLVATTTCAGTSGSLGEDAPGKNKAEVYITTADRQQSFNHITQELSKVSASESVITINPTVRYQEMDGFGAAVTGSTCYNLMQMTPTDRTKFLTETFFDKNGLGFSYIRISIGCSDFSLSEYTCCDTKGIENFALQTEEKEYVIPILKDILALNPTIKILGSPWTCPKWMKVNNLEERKPFDSWTSGQLNPDYYSDYATYFVKWIQAFRDEGIEIYSVTPQNEPLNRGNSASLFMGWKEEQAFVRDALGPAFKAAGLDTKIYAFDHNYNYDNMADQQEYPVRMYDDEVAAAFLTGAAYHNYGGRREELNNIQQKRPDKELIFTETSIGMWNDGRNLERRLMEDMREVALGTVNNWCKGVIVWNLMLDDERGPWREGGCKTCYGAVDINRGDYKTMTYNSHYYIIGHLSSVVKPGAVRVESKGVDEKGLMYSAFENPDGTVAFVLLNEGNEETRLTVTDGKNYVDCVVPAKAVASYRWKK, from the coding sequence ATGAATTTGAAATTACCTCTTTTATTAGGATGCTGTTTGTTGGTTGCTACTACAACCTGTGCCGGGACTTCCGGTTCATTGGGTGAGGATGCTCCGGGAAAAAACAAAGCGGAAGTTTACATTACGACTGCCGATCGGCAGCAAAGCTTTAACCACATTACTCAAGAGCTTTCCAAAGTCTCTGCATCTGAGTCTGTAATCACTATAAATCCTACGGTGCGGTATCAGGAGATGGATGGTTTCGGAGCTGCTGTTACAGGTTCTACCTGCTATAATCTGATGCAGATGACACCGACCGACCGTACGAAATTCCTGACTGAAACGTTTTTTGATAAAAATGGGCTGGGATTTAGTTATATCCGCATTTCTATTGGTTGTTCCGACTTTTCACTGAGCGAGTATACCTGTTGCGATACAAAAGGAATTGAGAATTTCGCTCTGCAAACTGAAGAGAAAGAATATGTAATACCTATTTTAAAAGATATTCTTGCTCTTAATCCCACTATCAAAATATTAGGTTCTCCGTGGACATGCCCCAAGTGGATGAAGGTGAATAACCTGGAAGAAAGGAAACCATTTGATTCCTGGACAAGCGGACAATTGAATCCGGATTATTATTCTGATTATGCTACTTACTTTGTGAAGTGGATACAGGCATTCCGTGATGAAGGTATTGAAATCTACTCCGTCACTCCACAGAATGAACCGTTAAATAGGGGTAATTCTGCTTCTTTGTTCATGGGTTGGAAAGAAGAACAAGCTTTTGTCCGCGATGCTCTCGGTCCTGCTTTCAAGGCTGCCGGACTGGATACGAAGATTTATGCTTTCGACCATAATTACAACTATGATAATATGGCCGATCAGCAGGAGTATCCTGTTAGAATGTATGATGATGAAGTGGCTGCTGCTTTCCTTACCGGAGCTGCTTATCACAACTATGGAGGCAGACGTGAGGAATTGAATAACATTCAGCAGAAACGTCCCGATAAAGAACTTATCTTTACGGAAACTTCTATCGGCATGTGGAATGACGGACGCAACCTGGAAAGGCGTTTGATGGAGGATATGCGCGAGGTGGCTCTTGGTACGGTAAACAATTGGTGTAAAGGCGTCATTGTCTGGAATCTGATGCTGGACGATGAACGTGGACCCTGGCGTGAAGGTGGTTGTAAAACCTGCTACGGAGCTGTTGATATTAATCGTGGGGACTATAAGACGATGACTTACAATTCTCATTATTATATTATCGGGCATCTGTCGTCCGTAGTAAAACCGGGTGCAGTTCGTGTGGAAAGTAAAGGTGTTGACGAGAAAGGATTAATGTACTCTGCATTTGAAAATCCCGATGGAACCGTTGCTTTTGTACTCTTGAATGAGGGAAATGAGGAAACTCGCCTGACTGTAACGGATGGAAAGAATTATGTAGATTGTGTGGTGCCTGCCAAAGCAGTAGCCTCTTATCGCTGGAAGAAATAA